The following coding sequences are from one Gossypium hirsutum isolate 1008001.06 chromosome A12, Gossypium_hirsutum_v2.1, whole genome shotgun sequence window:
- the LOC107907429 gene encoding uncharacterized protein, translated as MKDQMLEAQRNMMAEMAQLLKRVTDKGKAPMTITEEDNEDHPPGDNPANLVIPDLDVAEKEEMRLESSRQLEERCRWLEEKFKALENADNRQGIDAKDLSLVPDLRWRKVAMQVQSLLLEKETTMLFINTLKAPFITHMIGSTTKSFADIVMAGEMIENVIRGGKIEGGAVKRLAPRRKDNEVNNMNSYNSKAVTVSQPRVTKVGQQDSQKQGSGLRQNSKKVSFTPIPVTYRELYQSLFNAHAIAPFHLKPLQPPYHRCYDANAKCEYHAGISRHSIENCTSFKKAVERLIRMGVIKFDDTPSIENPLPNHGDQRVNAIGNTDMRKIKEDVIKVRTPMKTIWEEMVNREMIISKERNKGMRNYCEFHVEEGHEIQECDEFKAMVQSLMDNNKLEFYEAGSYKGCICTLEGGPKNQNQPRIIISLPRNNEVEIPTVPKVIIHKTVSFPYEDNKRVPWNYNCNVTIPEKEDIASASKEAQSEGSYTRSGNRYDTEGVRVEPVKAKALDKGKGTEILVNEPVKEEEAREFLKLLKHSEHNVVEQLRKQQLVLIKVLNETYVTNDISINKLDRLVSNISADNFIYFNDDEILPEGIGSAKALPITTRCKGYTLPSVLIDNGSALNVMLLSTLNRLPIDSSHMKTCHNVVRVFDGTERKIHSAGAVPSSLHQKLKLVADGRLVTINAEEDIIVTVTCNAPYVEANKEATECSFCSLEFVNATFISEGNEVSVPKISRTTRMSLQMTVGKGALPGKGLGRYLQGGIQGPELKKKRDHFGLGFRSDYKQRRK; from the exons GGGTAACAGATAAAGGAAAGGCCCCTATGACTATCACTGAAGAGGATAATGAGGACCATCCTCCGG GAGATAACCCTGCCAATCTAGTCATCCCTGATTTAGATGTAGCggagaaggaagagatgagaCTCGAATCATCAAGGCAATTAGAGGAACgttgtagatggttagaggagaaatttaaggcacTAGAAAATGCTGATAATCGTCAGGGAATTGATGCTAAGGActtaagtttggtcccagatttg aggtggaggaaGGTTGCCATGCAAGTTCAATCACTGCTTTTGGAGAAAGAAACTACCATGTTGTTCATTAACACTTTGAAGGCCCCATTCAttactcacatgattggaagTACCACCAAGAGTTTTGCtgatatagttatggcaggagaaatgattgaaaatgtcATAAGGGGTGGCAAGATAGAGGGGGGAGCTGTTAAAAGATTGGCCCCAAGAAGGAAAGATAATGAGGTGAACAATATGAATAGTTATAACTCAAAAGCGGTTACAGTTAGTCAGCCCAGAGTAACTAAAGTTGGGCAACAAGATTCTCAAAAGCAGGGATCTGGTTTGAGACAAAATTCTAAAAAGGTCTCATTTACGCCTATCCCAGTGACGTATCGAGAGCTTTATCAAAGTTTGTTCAATGCGCATGCAATAGCTCCTTTTCATTTGAAACCGTTACAACCCCCATATCACAGATGTTATGATGCAAACGccaaatgtgaataccatgcgggaATATCGAGGCATTCAATTGAAAATTGCACTAGTTTTAAAAAGGCAGTAGAAAGGCTAATCAGGATGGGGGTCATAAAATTTGATGACACCCCTAGTATAGAGAACCCGTTGCCAAATCATGGTGATCAAAGGGTAAATGCAATTGGGAACACTGACATGAGAAAAATCAAAGAGGATGTGATCAAGGTGAGAACGCCAATGAAAACAATTTGGGAGGAAATGGTGAACAGAGAGATGATAATCTCTAAAGAAAGGAATAAAGGAATGAGGAACTACTGCGAGTTCCATGTTGAAGAAGGGCACGAGATCCAGGAGTGTGACGAGTTTAAGGCCATGGTACAAAGCCTTATGGATAACAAtaagctagaattttatgaagctgGCTCATACAAGGGATGTATATGTACATTAGAAGGTGGACCGAAGAATCAAAACCAGCCAAGGATCATTATTTCTTTACCAAGAAATAATGAAGTTGAAATACCAACGGTACCAAAAGTCATTATTCATAAAACTGTTTCCTTTCCTTATGAGGATAACAAGAGGGTACCTTGGAATTATAACTGCAATGTGACAATTCCGGAGAAAGAGGATATAGCTAGTGCTTCTAAGGAGGCTCAAAGTGAAGGTTCTTATACACGAAGTGGGAATCGTTATGATACAGAAGGCGTCAGAGTTGAGCCCGTAAAAGCAAAAGCTTTGGACAAAGGAAAGGGGACTGAAATACTGGTTAATGAGCcagtgaaggaagaagaagcgagagaatttttaaaactcttGAAACACAGTGAGCACAATGTAGTTGAGCAATTGCGCAAACAACAGCTC GTGTTAATAAAGGTGCTCAACGAGACTTATGTTACTAATGATATATCCATCAACAAGTTGGATCGATTGGTTAGTAACATAAGCGCtgacaatttcatttatttcaacgaTGATGAAATTCTACCTGAAGGTATAGGATCAGCTAAGGCATTGCCCATTACCACTCGTTGTAAAGGATATACATTGCCTAGTGTGCTTATTGATAATGGGTCAGCCTTAAATGTCATGCTACTTTCCACATTGAACAGATTACCTATTGACagttctcacatgaaaacatGCCATAATGTAGTGAGAGTATTTGATGGCACGGAGagaaag ATACATTCGGCAGGAGCAGTGCCCTCGTCtttgcaccaaaaattgaagttagtagCCGATGGACGGCTGGTCACCATAAATGCAGAGGAGGACATTATAGTGACAGTTACCTGTAATGCACCTTATGTAGAAGCAAATAAGGAGGCCACTGAATGCTCTTTCTGTTCATTAGAATTCGTCAATGCAACATTCATCTCAGAGGGGAATGAGGTGTCGGTGCCCAAGATATCCAGAACCACAAGAATGAGTTTGCAGATGACAGTGGGGAAAGGAGCCTTGCCAGGAAAAGGATTGGGAAGATATCTCCAAGGAGGGATTCAAGGTCCTGAACTAAAGAAGAAGAGAGACCATTTTGGCTTGGGTTTCAGGTCAGATTACAAGCAGAGGAGGAAATAA